One segment of Passer domesticus isolate bPasDom1 chromosome 28, bPasDom1.hap1, whole genome shotgun sequence DNA contains the following:
- the ZNF703 gene encoding zinc finger protein 703, translated as MSGAPGGPRPRTPPSRGAAAAPSPRPPPADPLRQASRLPIRVLKMLSAHGGHLLHPEYLQPLSSTPVSPIELDAKKSPLALLAQTCSQIGKPDPPPSSKLNAVAAAAPAADKEPSARPAALKPPGSGGDAPAEDKSSFKPYSKGGGEPRKEGGADKAGFRVPSAACPPFPPHAAASPGGSRGASPQHPDPKGAEEKKEPESGKPSPEGTGGALGRGVAEAGAHGEPPSGRKSEPPALPPAGHVAPVSPYKPGHSVFPLPPSSIGYHGSIVGAYAGYPSQFVPGLDPTKPGLVGSQLPGALGLPGKPPSSSPLTGASPPSFMQGLCRDPYCLSYHSASHLGSSNCSSCVHDPGSLKSGYPLVYPTHPLHSVHTTLSSGGTPSLPGHPLYTYGFMLQNDPLPHICNWVSASGPCDKRFATSEELLTHLRTHTALPGAEKLLAGYPTSGLGSAASCHLHLPPAAPGSPNTLPASLSLRSPHTLGLNRYHPYGKSHLPAAGALPVPSLPAAGPYYSPYALYGQRLTSASALGYQ; from the exons ATGAGCGGCGCTCCCGGCGGGCCCCGGCCGAGGACCCCGCCGAGCCGCggagccgcggccgccccgTCGCCCCGGCCGCCCCCCGCCGACCCGCTGCGCCAGGCCAGCCGGCTGCCCATCCGCGTCCTGAAGATGCTCAGCGCCCACGGCGGCCACCTCCTGCACCCCGAGTACCTCCAGCCGCTCTCCTCCACGCCCGTCAGCCCCATCGAG CTGGACGCCAAGAAGAGCCcgctggcgctgctggcccAGACCTGCTCGCAGATCGGGAAGCCCGACCCGCCGCCCTCCTCCAAGCTGAACGCCGTGGcggccgccgcgcccgccgccgacAAGGAGCCCTCCGCCCGGCCCGCCGCGCTGAAGccgccgggcagcggcggggaCGCGCCCGCCGAGGACAAGTCGAGCTTCAAGCCCTACTCGAAGGGCGGCGGGGAGCCGCGCAAGGAGGGCGGCGCGGACAAGGCCGGCTTTCGGGTGCCCAGCGCCGCGTGCCCGCCGTTCCCCCCGCacgccgccgcctcgcccggCGGCTCCCGCGGGGCCTCGCCGCAGCACCCCGACCCCAAGGGCGCCGAGGAGAAGAAGGAGCCCGAGAGCGGCAAGCCCAGCCCCGAAGGGACGGGCGGGGCGCTGGGGCGCGGGGTGGCGGAGGCCGGGGCGCACGGCGAGCCCCCCTCGGGCCGCAAGTCGGAGCCCcccgcgctgccgcccgccggcCATGTGGCCCCCGTGTCGCCCTACAAGCCGGGCCACTCCGTCTTCCCCCTGCCGCCCTCCAGCATCGGCTACCACGGCTCCATCGTCGGCGCCTACGCCGGCTACCCGTCCCAGTTCGTGCCCGGGCTGGACCCCACCAAGCCGGGGCTGGTGGGCAGCCAGCTGCCGGGGGCGTTGGGGCTGCCGGGGAAACCGCCCAGCTCCAGCCCGCTCACCGGGGCCTCGCCGCCCTCCTTCATGCAGGGATTATGCCGGGACCCGTACTGCCTGAGCTACCACAGCGCCTCGCACCTGGGCTCCAGCAACTGCTCCAGCTGCGTGCACGACCCCGGCAGCCTCAAGAGCGGATACCCCTTGGTGTACCCCACGCACCCCCTGCACTCGGTGCACACCACGCTCTCCTCCGGCGGCACCCCCAGCCTGCCCGGCCACCCCCTGTACACCTACGGCTTCATGCTGCAGAACGACCCCCTGCCCCACATATGCAACTGGGTGTCTGCCAGCGGACCCTGCGACAAGAGGTTTGCCACCTCGGAGGAGCTGCTCACCCACCTACGGACCCACACGGCCCTGCCGGGGGCCGAGAAACTCTTGGCGGGCTACCCTACCTCCGGGCTGGGCTCGGCGGCCTCCTGCCACCTGCACctgccgcccgccgcccccggcagCCCCAACACCTTACCGGCCTCGCTCTCCTTGAGGAGCCCACACACTTTGGGACTAAACAGGTACCACCCCTACGGCAAGAGCCACTTGCCCGCGGCCGGCGCCCTGCCCGTGCCCTCCTTGCCGGCCGCCGGACCTTACTACTCCCCGTACGCGCTCTACGGCCAAAGACTCACGTCAGCCTCGGCTTTGGGATATCAGTAa